One Candidatus Cetobacterium colombiensis genomic window carries:
- a CDS encoding LacI family DNA-binding transcriptional regulator, with translation MRWYRMTKKMTIKEIAELSGVGKSTVSRFFNNGYVSESVREKIEKIITENNYEPNVFARGIKAKNNRFIGIIVPCLDSIITSVILMRLDSKLREFGYIPLIINTNHTVDLEISNLENLSRLNVEGIVVIATEITKEHKNFVKRSKIPVLFIGQICKETYSIVNDEENAGKLMGEYIAKLGYKNVLYVGVNETDELVGVIRKKSVIDKLLDYKINVESITSDFTLEKTEQLLYKYLKNKKPSCIICATDNMAFGAIKALNSLGINVPEEVSVAGFGGYKISDLIVPSLTTIRFFNSLTGELAAESIIKLLNKEELPKIQKIGFEFLERKSIKK, from the coding sequence ATTAGGTGGTATAGAATGACAAAAAAAATGACGATAAAAGAGATTGCTGAATTATCTGGAGTAGGAAAGAGTACTGTGTCTAGATTTTTTAATAATGGTTATGTTAGTGAAAGTGTGAGAGAAAAAATAGAAAAAATAATAACAGAAAATAATTATGAACCAAATGTTTTTGCTAGAGGAATAAAAGCAAAAAATAATCGTTTTATTGGGATAATAGTTCCGTGTTTAGACTCAATTATAACATCAGTTATTCTTATGAGATTGGATAGTAAACTAAGAGAGTTTGGTTATATCCCTTTAATAATTAATACAAATCATACTGTGGATTTAGAGATATCTAATTTAGAAAATTTATCTCGATTAAATGTTGAAGGAATAGTAGTTATAGCTACTGAGATAACAAAAGAGCATAAAAATTTTGTGAAAAGAAGTAAAATTCCAGTTCTTTTTATAGGACAAATTTGTAAAGAAACATACTCGATAGTCAATGATGAAGAGAATGCTGGAAAATTAATGGGAGAATATATTGCTAAATTAGGATATAAAAATGTTTTATATGTAGGAGTAAATGAGACTGATGAACTTGTAGGAGTTATAAGAAAAAAATCTGTAATAGATAAGCTTTTAGATTATAAAATAAACGTAGAAAGTATAACGAGTGATTTTACCCTTGAAAAAACAGAGCAATTACTTTATAAATATTTAAAGAATAAAAAACCATCATGTATAATCTGTGCTACAGATAATATGGCTTTTGGAGCAATAAAAGCGTTGAATTCTTTGGGAATAAATGTCCCTGAAGAAGTTTCAGTTGCAGGATTTGGAGGATATAAAATTTCAGATTTAATAGTTCCTTCTCTTACAACAATTAGATTTTTCAATTCATTGACTGGAGAATTAGCGGCAGAAAGTATTATAAAACTTTTAAATAAAGAGGAGCTTCCAAAAATTCAAAAAATAGGATTTGAATTTTTAGAAAGAAAAAGTATAAAAAAATAG
- a CDS encoding histidine phosphatase family protein — translation MKKLKILFLFLIICLNLFSQDNNYLGSQALYVDISNEKTQAPFGFKPFYINHLGRHGARYLSSSKSIDNILKILKKAEEKDELTPLGQELLKDILILKSTEDGEYGLLSEIGKEIEFGIGERMYKNYSEIFENNRKVFAVATYVKRTQQSMDFFLETFKKNLPEDNIFTKINGKVDPILRFFDVNTEYLKFKKNGDWKNYLKDFEKRGDDYKNIISVIFKKNDILNDNEGFKFTTDLYGIYTNQFDIGKNVNLGKYFNEKDLKYFWANKNLSMYLEKGPSILGEKLPTDISFALLEDFISTSENAIKNRNIAANLRFAHAETIIPFASLLKIDFASKQTKNLKDVENIWKDYEVSPMGANIQWIFYKNEKNEILVKMLYNEKEIEFPINSNLKPYYKWNDVKNYYENIIKNLKIKRYDTIVEEVKNFKSL, via the coding sequence ATGAAAAAATTGAAGATCTTATTTTTATTTTTAATAATATGTTTAAATTTATTTTCTCAGGATAATAATTATTTAGGAAGTCAAGCTTTATATGTGGATATAAGTAATGAAAAAACACAGGCTCCTTTTGGATTCAAGCCCTTTTATATTAATCACTTAGGTAGACATGGAGCAAGATATTTAAGTAGCTCAAAATCAATTGATAATATTTTAAAAATTTTAAAAAAAGCTGAAGAAAAAGATGAATTAACTCCACTAGGTCAAGAGCTTTTAAAAGATATATTAATTTTAAAATCTACTGAAGATGGAGAATATGGACTTTTAAGTGAGATAGGAAAAGAAATAGAATTTGGAATAGGAGAAAGAATGTATAAGAACTATTCTGAAATATTTGAAAATAATAGAAAAGTTTTTGCAGTTGCAACTTATGTAAAAAGAACTCAACAAAGTATGGACTTTTTTTTAGAAACTTTTAAAAAAAATTTGCCAGAAGATAATATATTTACAAAAATAAATGGAAAAGTAGATCCAATATTAAGATTTTTTGATGTAAATACAGAATATTTAAAATTTAAAAAGAATGGAGATTGGAAAAATTATCTTAAAGATTTTGAAAAAAGAGGCGATGACTATAAAAATATAATTTCAGTAATTTTTAAAAAAAATGATATTTTGAATGATAATGAGGGATTTAAATTTACTACGGATTTATATGGGATATATACTAATCAATTTGATATAGGAAAAAATGTAAATTTGGGTAAATATTTTAATGAAAAAGATTTAAAGTATTTTTGGGCAAATAAAAATTTATCTATGTATTTAGAAAAAGGTCCAAGTATTTTAGGAGAGAAATTACCGACAGATATATCTTTTGCTCTTTTAGAGGATTTTATATCAACATCGGAAAATGCTATTAAAAATAGAAATATTGCAGCTAATTTAAGATTTGCTCATGCCGAAACTATAATACCTTTTGCAAGTTTATTAAAAATTGACTTTGCTTCAAAACAAACTAAAAATTTAAAAGATGTTGAAAATATTTGGAAAGATTATGAAGTTTCACCTATGGGGGCAAATATTCAATGGATATTTTATAAAAATGAAAAAAATGAAATTTTAGTAAAGATGCTTTATAATGAAAAAGAGATAGAATTTCCTATAAATAGTAATCTAAAACCCTACTATAAATGGAATGATGTAAAAAATTATTATGAAAATATAATAAAAAATTTAAAAATAAAAAGATATGATACTATAGTTGAAGAAGTAAAAAATTTTAAGAGCTTATAA
- a CDS encoding methionine ABC transporter ATP-binding protein, whose amino-acid sequence MIQLKNIIKTYQNKGENIEALKELSFDFKKGEITGIIGYSGAGKSTLLRCINLLENPTSGEIIIDGVVLNNLNSKELRETRKKIGMVFQHFNLMRSRTVAKNIAYPLKGSGLSKKEIDERVNELLDLVGLKDKKDSYPSQLSGGQKQRVGIARALANKPNLILCDEATSALDPETTVSILKLLKKINKDLGVTIVLITHQMEVIKEICDSVIVMEDGIVKEEGDIIDIFSKPQAPITKRFLSTVFNNDKISNYLENISIKEEEKIVKLAYIGSNTEDAYISRISRDYSVDASILFGNIEIIKETPVGNLVIKLGGAEKNILNSIEYLNKNNIYTEVLKNGRKSI is encoded by the coding sequence ATGATACAGTTAAAAAATATAATAAAAACTTATCAAAATAAAGGGGAAAATATAGAGGCATTGAAAGAATTATCTTTTGATTTTAAAAAAGGAGAAATCACAGGAATTATAGGATATTCTGGAGCTGGAAAAAGCACTTTGTTAAGATGTATAAATCTTTTAGAAAATCCAACATCAGGAGAAATAATAATTGATGGGGTAGTTTTAAATAACTTAAATTCTAAAGAGCTTAGAGAAACAAGAAAGAAGATAGGAATGGTTTTTCAACATTTTAATTTAATGAGAAGTAGAACAGTTGCCAAAAATATAGCATATCCTCTAAAGGGAAGTGGACTTTCTAAAAAGGAGATTGATGAAAGAGTAAATGAACTTTTAGATTTAGTTGGTTTAAAAGACAAAAAAGATAGTTATCCATCTCAATTGAGTGGTGGGCAGAAACAAAGAGTTGGAATAGCAAGAGCATTAGCTAATAAACCAAATCTAATTTTATGTGATGAAGCTACTTCAGCACTTGATCCTGAAACTACCGTTTCAATTTTAAAACTTTTGAAGAAAATAAATAAAGATTTGGGAGTAACAATAGTTTTAATAACTCACCAGATGGAAGTTATTAAAGAAATTTGTGATAGTGTAATTGTTATGGAAGATGGGATTGTTAAAGAGGAAGGAGATATAATTGATATTTTTTCTAAACCACAAGCTCCAATAACAAAAAGATTTCTTTCAACAGTTTTTAATAATGATAAGATTTCAAATTATTTAGAAAATATAAGTATAAAAGAGGAAGAGAAAATTGTTAAGTTAGCTTATATAGGAAGCAATACAGAAGATGCTTATATTTCAAGAATTTCAAGAGATTATAGTGTTGATGCAAGCATATTATTTGGAAATATCGAGATTATAAAAGAAACTCCTGTTGGAAATTTAGTTATAAAACTAGGAGGAGCTGAAAAAAACATTCTAAATTCAATAGAATATTTAAATAAAAATAATATATATACGGAGGTTTTAAAAAATGGTAGAAAAAGTATATAG
- a CDS encoding methionine ABC transporter permease, which yields MVEKVYSSLENVIKYQDEMIRAMGETIVMVAIAGTISTLIGMIMGIILVVTRKGGILENNLINSVLGKIINVFRSIPFVILLAALIPVTRFFMGTTIGLKGAIVPLIFGSAPFVARQIESALLNVDSGVIEAAHAMGSSPFEIIYRVLLREAFPEIIYALIITTVSLIGFSAVAGTVGGGGLGDFAIRYGYQHFKTDIMVVTIIILVSLITLIQWSGEKILKKIKR from the coding sequence ATGGTAGAAAAAGTATATAGTTCTTTAGAAAATGTAATTAAATATCAAGATGAGATGATTCGTGCCATGGGAGAAACCATTGTGATGGTTGCTATAGCAGGAACAATTTCAACCCTAATTGGAATGATTATGGGAATAATTTTAGTGGTAACTAGAAAAGGTGGTATTTTAGAAAATAATTTAATTAATAGTGTTTTAGGAAAAATTATAAATGTTTTTAGATCAATTCCATTTGTAATATTATTAGCGGCATTAATTCCTGTAACTAGATTTTTTATGGGAACAACGATTGGACTAAAAGGAGCAATTGTTCCATTAATCTTTGGATCGGCACCATTTGTAGCAAGACAAATTGAATCAGCTTTATTAAATGTAGACTCAGGAGTTATAGAAGCTGCTCATGCAATGGGGTCATCACCTTTTGAAATAATCTATAGAGTATTACTAAGAGAAGCATTTCCAGAAATTATATATGCTCTTATTATAACAACAGTTAGTTTAATTGGTTTTTCTGCTGTAGCAGGAACTGTTGGCGGCGGGGGGCTAGGAGATTTTGCAATAAGATATGGTTATCAACATTTTAAAACAGACATTATGGTTGTAACAATTATAATTTTAGTTAGCTTGATAACATTAATCCAGTGGTCTGGAGAAAAAATATTAAAAAAAATTAAACGTTAA
- a CDS encoding MetQ/NlpA family ABC transporter substrate-binding protein: MKRLKGLRGIIFILLSVIGFLGCGKSSEEPKVDGKKIVKLGINGDENVIWENVRDQLAKENIELKFINFADYIRPNLALQEKEIDINAFQTEIYFDNFKKEHKLSIINLGYTVLAPMGVYSKKLNDLSQLKDGATVAIPNDSANGGRALLLLQDAGLLTVNKDAGVFPRVKDIVENPKNLKIVELVATQIPRSIEDVDVAAINNGVAVQAGYSPLQDSIYIEDFKNERLKPYFNIIASRDDNQDKPEIKRVLEIYQTAENKKLIDEYYKGSSIAVF, translated from the coding sequence ATGAAAAGATTAAAAGGGTTAAGAGGCATTATATTTATATTATTATCAGTTATAGGATTTTTAGGATGTGGAAAATCATCTGAAGAACCAAAAGTGGATGGAAAAAAGATAGTAAAGTTAGGAATAAATGGGGATGAAAACGTAATATGGGAAAATGTTAGAGATCAGTTAGCTAAAGAGAATATAGAACTAAAATTTATAAATTTTGCTGACTATATTAGACCAAATCTAGCTTTACAAGAGAAAGAAATTGATATAAACGCATTTCAAACAGAGATTTATTTTGATAACTTTAAAAAAGAACATAAGTTATCAATTATAAATTTAGGATATACAGTTTTAGCTCCTATGGGAGTTTACTCTAAAAAATTAAATGATTTATCTCAGTTAAAAGATGGAGCTACAGTTGCTATACCAAATGACTCTGCAAATGGTGGAAGAGCTTTACTTTTACTTCAAGATGCAGGTCTTTTAACTGTAAATAAAGATGCAGGAGTATTTCCAAGAGTAAAAGATATTGTTGAAAATCCAAAAAATTTAAAAATTGTAGAGTTAGTTGCAACTCAAATTCCAAGATCAATAGAAGATGTAGATGTGGCTGCAATAAATAATGGTGTTGCAGTTCAAGCTGGATATTCACCATTACAAGACTCAATTTATATTGAAGATTTTAAGAATGAGAGATTAAAACCATACTTTAATATAATAGCTTCAAGAGATGATAATCAGGATAAACCTGAAATAAAAAGAGTTTTAGAAATATATCAAACTGCTGAAAATAAAAAATTGATAGATGAGTATTATAAAGGGTCTTCAATAGCTGTATTTTAA
- a CDS encoding M20 family metallopeptidase: MENRIINFLDKNRGEFIEISQKIHQNPEIGNEEYFAAELLTNFLEGKGFSIEKNIAGHETGFIARKKSAHGEFPKIAFLAEYDALPNLGHACGHNVIGAISAAGAVALGEALDNLPGEVVLYGCPSEEGGENGSAKGSFVRENLFENIDVAMIIHPSSENSITKKSLAVNPLDFEFFGKSSHAAGSPENGKNALDALLHFFNGIATLRQHVTSDVKIHGIITHGGDAPNIIPDYTKARFYIRAATKEGCDEVTQKIENIAQGAAIMTGCTTKISSFQNRVDNLVPTKYFDELYVKTMKNLGVDVCTNSKKGMGSTDVGNVSHIIPTIHPNIKICDSDVTGHTHEFAHAAGSSKGDEAVILGGKALALLGLELILDEEKLKKVKENFKK; encoded by the coding sequence ATGGAAAATAGAATTATAAATTTTTTAGATAAAAATAGAGGGGAATTTATAGAAATTAGTCAAAAAATACACCAAAATCCAGAGATAGGGAATGAAGAATATTTTGCAGCAGAACTATTGACTAATTTTTTAGAGGGAAAAGGGTTTTCAATAGAAAAAAATATAGCAGGACATGAAACTGGATTTATAGCTAGAAAAAAATCAGCTCATGGAGAATTTCCCAAAATTGCTTTTTTAGCAGAATATGATGCATTGCCTAATTTAGGTCATGCATGTGGACATAATGTTATTGGTGCTATAAGTGCAGCGGGAGCAGTTGCTCTTGGAGAAGCTTTAGATAATTTACCTGGGGAAGTTGTTTTATATGGATGTCCATCGGAAGAGGGAGGAGAAAATGGAAGCGCAAAAGGATCTTTTGTTCGTGAAAATCTTTTTGAAAATATAGATGTAGCTATGATTATTCATCCAAGTAGTGAAAATTCAATTACTAAAAAAAGTTTAGCTGTAAATCCTTTAGATTTTGAATTCTTTGGAAAATCTTCTCATGCAGCAGGGTCTCCAGAAAATGGGAAAAATGCGTTAGATGCTTTGTTACATTTTTTTAATGGTATAGCAACATTGAGACAACATGTGACTTCAGATGTTAAAATTCACGGAATTATAACTCATGGAGGAGATGCTCCGAATATAATTCCAGACTATACAAAAGCTAGATTTTATATAAGGGCTGCAACAAAAGAAGGATGTGATGAGGTTACACAAAAAATTGAAAATATAGCTCAAGGGGCAGCTATTATGACAGGATGTACTACTAAAATTTCCAGTTTTCAAAATAGAGTGGATAATCTTGTGCCAACAAAATATTTTGATGAATTATACGTAAAAACAATGAAAAATTTAGGTGTGGATGTTTGTACAAATTCTAAAAAAGGGATGGGTTCAACAGATGTTGGAAATGTGAGCCATATTATTCCTACAATTCATCCAAATATAAAAATTTGTGATTCAGATGTAACAGGTCACACTCATGAATTTGCTCATGCAGCAGGGTCTTCAAAGGGAGATGAAGCAGTAATTTTAGGAGGAAAGGCTTTAGCTTTATTGGGTTTAGAATTGATTTTAGATGAAGAAAAATTAAAAAAAGTTAAAGAGAATTTTAAAAAATAA
- a CDS encoding dihydrolipoyl dehydrogenase family protein has protein sequence MYCAIIIGGGASGLTAAIGLASAGKKILLIEKDHLGGECTWGGCVPSKSFIAASKICSTLNDALSMAQKNVQTIGDSEIPHISKYDNIDYIKGEAFFIKNNTVSVNGKTYSSKYIIIATGSSAFVPPIKGLENIDYLTNHNFFYEQENYKSIILIGAGIISLELAFPLKKLGVDVTILERSDIFLPMMEKEIREFYFNKLNISGINLYLDCKSMEIEKQDNDILIKTNNGNFLTEKIFISAGRVPNINNLNLEKANIKYDNKGVIVDEFMRTTQKNVFAIGDIASNFKFSHVAGYQGEIVIRNILFPFIKKRINYSNIPWTIFGDIEVSKVGLNEGEAKAKYKKIYIYSLDKNNDRSLISFEKNFTLKVICDNKFNIIGAICIGERAGEIIGFLQLMIGNKIKFYKVMKSIQAYPTYTYYIRNLSKLAYVDFLKNLLPKINN, from the coding sequence ATGTACTGCGCAATTATCATTGGTGGAGGAGCTAGCGGATTAACAGCAGCTATTGGTTTAGCTTCTGCTGGTAAAAAAATACTTTTAATTGAAAAAGATCATTTAGGTGGAGAATGCACATGGGGTGGATGTGTTCCTTCAAAAAGCTTTATCGCAGCTTCTAAAATTTGCTCAACTTTAAATGATGCATTAAGTATGGCTCAAAAAAATGTTCAAACTATTGGAGATAGTGAAATCCCTCATATTTCTAAATATGATAATATCGATTATATAAAAGGAGAGGCATTTTTTATTAAAAATAATACAGTTTCAGTAAATGGAAAAACATATAGTAGTAAATATATCATTATTGCAACAGGGAGTTCAGCATTTGTTCCTCCTATAAAAGGTCTAGAAAATATAGATTATTTAACTAATCATAATTTTTTTTACGAACAAGAAAATTATAAAAGCATTATTTTAATCGGTGCTGGAATTATATCTTTAGAATTGGCTTTTCCTTTAAAAAAATTGGGAGTTGATGTCACTATTTTAGAGAGAAGTGATATTTTTTTACCTATGATGGAGAAAGAAATTAGAGAATTTTATTTTAATAAATTAAATATTTCAGGCATTAATTTGTATTTAGATTGTAAATCTATGGAAATTGAAAAACAAGATAATGATATTTTAATAAAAACTAATAATGGAAATTTTTTAACTGAAAAAATTTTTATATCTGCTGGAAGAGTTCCCAATATCAACAATTTAAATTTAGAAAAAGCTAATATTAAATATGATAATAAAGGCGTTATTGTAGATGAATTTATGAGAACAACACAAAAGAATGTATTTGCCATCGGTGATATTGCTTCAAATTTTAAATTTTCTCATGTTGCAGGATATCAAGGTGAGATTGTTATTAGGAATATCTTGTTTCCATTTATAAAAAAAAGAATTAATTACTCTAATATTCCTTGGACAATTTTTGGAGATATTGAAGTTTCTAAAGTGGGATTAAATGAAGGAGAAGCAAAAGCAAAATATAAAAAAATATATATTTATAGTTTAGATAAAAATAATGATAGAAGCCTTATAAGTTTTGAAAAAAATTTCACCTTAAAGGTTATCTGTGATAATAAGTTTAATATTATTGGAGCTATTTGCATCGGTGAAAGAGCTGGTGAAATTATCGGTTTTTTACAACTTATGATTGGAAATAAAATTAAGTTCTATAAAGTGATGAAATCTATTCAAGCTTACCCTACATATACATATTATATAAGAAATTTATCTAAATTAGCATATGTTGATTTTTTAAAAAATTTGTTACCTAAAATAAATAATTAG
- a CDS encoding ATP synthase subunit I: MIIAFIGGIILGLLFFYSLDLGISESKKLKNPSLFMFVTSVVRILFLIIGFYYLAQNNGYKFFAALIGVFLSRVYIVYFYKNKKR, translated from the coding sequence ATGATTATTGCATTTATAGGAGGAATTATTTTAGGCCTTTTATTTTTTTACAGTTTAGATTTAGGTATTAGTGAAAGCAAAAAGTTAAAAAATCCCTCATTATTTATGTTTGTTACCTCTGTTGTTCGTATATTGTTTCTTATAATAGGATTCTATTACTTAGCACAAAATAATGGTTATAAGTTTTTTGCAGCACTAATAGGTGTATTTTTATCAAGAGTTTACATTGTATATTTTTATAAAAATAAAAAAAGATAA
- a CDS encoding sensor histidine kinase yields the protein MKKISFKIFLFLNCLTYGFIALYILINYLFLEDYQIGLKKKQITALAQEYKPENYEELKEESQQNAIFMKEINFNKDKKNGNFHPMKIIESELWNKVQDGKNILDVQMGRDNIKRIVLAKKIDDEKMLIVTTSIAPITEVIKSTLKFFIYIIFLSIPINLYIAYKFSIRMGKPIESELLELNAQLKSELDKQKKSEIFRKNFISNVTHELKTPVAIIDGYSEAILDGIIEPDEIPDICKNINHEASNMNALIQELLFYCKMESGYIPIKKELINLKETIENILKRYTIDFKLNKINLNTQLDSIEIYSDKKLIDRCLNNIIINALAYVDKNKNINIILNKNEIIIKNSSDNLSNDNLEEYFKPFSKKNDKKIRKYGGTGLGLSVVSEILKNLDFRYNFFYSIDDNSVIFKISL from the coding sequence ATGAAAAAGATATCATTTAAAATCTTTTTATTTTTAAATTGTTTAACTTATGGTTTTATAGCGTTGTATATTCTTATTAATTATCTTTTTTTAGAAGATTATCAAATTGGATTGAAAAAAAAGCAAATAACCGCTTTAGCTCAAGAATATAAACCTGAAAATTATGAAGAATTAAAAGAGGAATCCCAACAAAATGCTATTTTTATGAAAGAAATTAATTTTAACAAAGATAAAAAAAATGGAAATTTTCATCCTATGAAGATTATCGAATCCGAATTATGGAATAAAGTTCAAGATGGAAAAAATATTTTAGATGTTCAAATGGGAAGAGATAATATTAAAAGAATAGTTTTAGCTAAAAAAATTGATGATGAAAAAATGCTTATTGTTACAACATCTATCGCTCCAATAACAGAAGTTATTAAATCAACTTTAAAATTTTTTATCTATATTATATTTTTAAGTATTCCCATAAATCTATATATAGCTTATAAATTTTCTATTAGAATGGGAAAACCTATTGAATCTGAACTTTTAGAGCTTAATGCTCAACTAAAAAGTGAATTAGATAAGCAAAAAAAATCTGAAATTTTTAGAAAGAATTTTATATCTAATGTCACACATGAATTAAAAACTCCTGTGGCTATTATAGATGGATATAGCGAAGCTATTTTAGATGGAATTATTGAACCTGATGAAATTCCAGATATTTGTAAAAATATTAATCACGAAGCTTCTAATATGAATGCTTTAATTCAAGAGTTATTATTTTACTGCAAAATGGAATCAGGATATATTCCAATAAAAAAAGAATTAATAAATCTAAAAGAAACTATTGAAAATATTTTAAAAAGATACACCATAGATTTTAAATTAAACAAAATAAATTTAAATACTCAACTAGATAGCATTGAAATTTATAGTGATAAAAAACTAATAGATCGTTGTCTTAATAATATTATAATTAATGCTTTAGCATATGTTGACAAAAATAAAAATATTAATATTATATTAAACAAAAACGAAATTATTATAAAAAATAGTAGCGATAATTTAAGTAATGATAATTTAGAAGAATATTTTAAACCATTTTCTAAAAAAAATGATAAAAAAATTAGAAAATATGGAGGAACAGGTTTAGGTCTTTCTGTTGTATCAGAAATTTTAAAAAATTTAGATTTTAGATATAATTTTTTTTATAGCATTGATGACAACTCTGTTATTTTCAAAATTTCACTTTAA
- a CDS encoding response regulator transcription factor: MNKILIIEDEDFLRDILRRYLEKEGYSVVEAPSGEIGLEKFYNDSFSLVLLDIMLPGIQGWEVCKQIKKVSNTPIIMLTARVEEDDEVKGLELGVEDYIGKPFKPKILMARINSLIKRNRTTFIERIGDLEIDNANHTVIKNGKELNLGNKGFALLTYFILNKDLVLTREKILNNIWPMDYNVDERVVDTQIKLLRKKIGEGYIKTIRGVGYKFQEVENEKDII, translated from the coding sequence ATGAATAAAATTTTAATTATAGAAGATGAAGATTTTTTAAGAGATATATTAAGGAGATATTTAGAAAAAGAAGGATATTCTGTCGTAGAAGCTCCAAGTGGGGAAATTGGATTAGAAAAATTTTATAATGATTCTTTTTCACTGGTTTTACTTGATATTATGCTACCTGGGATTCAAGGATGGGAAGTTTGCAAACAGATAAAAAAAGTTTCAAATACCCCTATTATTATGTTAACAGCTCGTGTTGAAGAAGATGACGAAGTTAAAGGATTGGAATTAGGAGTTGAAGATTATATTGGTAAACCATTTAAACCTAAAATTTTAATGGCTAGAATTAATTCTTTAATCAAAAGAAATCGTACCACTTTCATTGAAAGAATTGGAGATTTAGAGATCGACAATGCGAATCATACTGTTATTAAAAATGGAAAAGAATTAAACTTAGGAAATAAAGGTTTTGCTCTTTTAACATACTTTATCTTAAATAAAGATTTAGTTTTAACAAGAGAAAAAATTTTAAATAATATTTGGCCAATGGACTATAATGTAGACGAAAGAGTTGTTGATACCCAAATTAAACTTTTAAGAAAAAAAATTGGTGAAGGTTATATTAAAACTATTCGAGGAGTTGGATATAAATTTCAGGAGGTTGAGAATGAAAAAGATATCATTTAA